The following are encoded together in the Passer domesticus isolate bPasDom1 unplaced genomic scaffold, bPasDom1.hap1 HAP1_SCAFFOLD_303, whole genome shotgun sequence genome:
- the COPZ1 gene encoding coatomer subunit zeta-1 yields the protein MEALVLEPSLYTVKAIIILDNDGERLFAKYYDDTYPSVKEQRAFEKNIFSKTHHSDSEIALLDGLTVVYKSSIDLYCCVIGSASQNELMLTAVLNCLFDSLSQMLRKNVERRALLDNMEGLFLAVDEIVDGGWG from the exons ATGGAGGCGCTGGTGCTG gagccgTCCCTGTACACGGTCAAGGCCATCATCATCCTGGACAACGACGGCGAGCGGCTCTTCGCCAAG taCTACGATGACACGTACCCCAGCGTGAAGGAGCAGCGCGCCTTCGAGAAGAACATCTTCAGCAAGACACACCACAGTGACA gtgagATCGCGCTGCTGGACGGGCTGACCGTGGTGTACAAGAGCAGCATCGACCTGTACTGCTGTGTGATCGGGAGCGCCAGCCAGAACGAG CTGATGCTCACGGCCGTGCTCAACTGCCTGTTCGACTCGCTGAGCCAAATGCTGAG gaaGAACGTGGAGCGCCGGGCGCTGCTGGACAACATGGAGGGGCTGTTCCTGGCCGTGGACGAGATCGTGGACGGAGGGTGGGGCT